Proteins encoded by one window of Salvia splendens isolate huo1 chromosome 7, SspV2, whole genome shotgun sequence:
- the LOC121811347 gene encoding wax ester synthase/diacylglycerol acyltransferase 3-like yields the protein MEEYSEPVSPTGQYFTSSVISVSVIGVLESEIPIDNSNSLSLLKDVFLPINPRFSSLMVKDRNGKKHWKKVDVKLEDHLQFPKLPEGKTPEFYDDCLRDYLSRISMEEFPQSRPLWEVHVFQYPTKNAMGNVIFKLHHSLGDGFSLMGALLSCMERADDPRIPLTLPSMIPAGRINGGDHSFCQRISKNFSGIVNTVVDFGWSLLKSSVLEDHKSPVRSGEEGVEFRPITITTLTFSLDQIRQIKASLHVSINDVVCGVVFLGIRLYMQAMKQDLTDAKSTALVLLNTRNIRTYKTISEMVEPDDDESTWGNRFAFLHVPLPKMTADPLNFVHKANKLIRRKKNSAALVLTGKLLDALRKLRGPEVTAKYIHSTLKNTSMTVSNIMGPVERMALSNHPVKGLYFMVVGVPQNLTITMVSYMGKLRIALGTENGLIDSPKFKSCLQNAFDTILKSAISPTA from the exons atggaGGAATATTCGGAACCAGTGAGCCCAACTGGGCAATACTTCACAAGCTCAGTGATTTCAGTGAGTGTGATTGGTGttcttgaatcagagatcccAATTGATAATTCCAACTCTTTGTCTTTGCTTAAAGATGTGTTTCTTCCTATCAACCCTCGTTTCTCCTCTCTCAtg GTCAAAGACAGAAACGGAAAGAAGCACTGGAAAAAGGTCGATGTGAAGCTTGAAGACCACTTACAATTCCCAAAACTTCCCGAAGGAAAAACACCGGAGTTCTACGATGATTGCCTGAGAGATTACTTGTCTAGAATATCAATGGAAGAGTTCCCCCAAAGTAGGCCATTATGGGAAGTCCATGTCTTCCAATACCCCACCAAAAATGCAATGGGAAATGTGATCTTCAAACTTCACCATTCACTTGGTGATGGCTTCTCTCTAATGGGGGCTCTTCTCTCTTGCATGGAACGAGCCGACGATCCTCGAATTCCACTAACACTTCCAAGCATGATTCCGGCCGGTCGAATAAATGGTGGTGATCATAGCTTTTGCCAGAGAATTTCTAAGAATTTTTCTGGAATTGTCAATACTGTTGTGGATTTTGGGTGGAGTTTGTTGAAGAGTAGTGTGCTCGAGGATCACAAATCTCCGGTGAGGTCCGGTGAGGAAGGAGTCGAGTTTCGGCCGATCACGATTACCACCTTGACCTTCTCCCTTGATCAAATCAGGCAAATCAAGGCCAGTCTTCATGTG AGTATAAACGATGTGGTATGCGGAGTGGTTTTCTTGGGGATTAGACTCTACATGCAGGCAATGAAGCAAGACCTCACCGATGCAAAATCAACTGCATTGGTTCTACTCAACACGAGGAACATCCGCACCTACAAAACCATATCCGAGATGGTCGAACCCGACGATGACGAATCAACATGGGGCAACCGATTCGCCTTCCTCCACGTCCCTCTCCCGAAAATGACGGCCGACCCGCTCAATTTCGTGCACAAAGCCAACAAATTGATAAGGAGGAAAAAGAATTCTGCAGCTTTAGTTTTGACTGGGAAATTACTTGATGCATTGAGGAAATTGAGAGGCCCTGAG GTAACAGCAAAATATATTCATAGCACTCTAAAGAATACAAGCATGACAGTTTCAAACATTATGGGTCCAGTAGAAAGAATGGCTTTGTCTAATCATCCAGTTAAAGGCTTGTATTTCATGGTTGTTGGTGTCCCtcag AATCTTACTATAACAATGGTGAGCTACATGGGAAAGCTGAGGATAGCTTTGGGAACAGAAAATGGGCTCATTGATTCTCCCAAATTCAAGTCTTGTCTTCAAAATGCCTTTGATACAATTCTCAAATCAGCCATCTCCCCTACTGCttga